In one Oryza glaberrima chromosome 2, OglaRS2, whole genome shotgun sequence genomic region, the following are encoded:
- the LOC127761457 gene encoding trihelix transcription factor ASR3-like, whose product MPSLLSLSLSLSLPSLLPHASPPLLAVISPLHHPPHAVTSTSATKKKRKAHAPRMSTAGDPAAAAAAAAAATPSGRAPRLPRWTRQEILVLIEGKRMVEGRGGGRGGRGRAAAAAAAAAAAAAGGSGGEAAVAALEPKWAAVAEYCRRHGVERGAVQCRKRWSNLAGDYKKIKEWERAAAAAAPPREPSFWAMRNDARRERRLPGFFDREVYDILDGRGRGTLVAPSGGGNAAAGEEEPARAAAEVEVEVEEEEETGKTRARAEETVFDSGRPAAEESLFSDDEEEDDDDEAPPATAAAVAATAQAPPRAVIALPISGTSKDKQPEQQAASRGTPPPPPPTTQQQQQQQQQGGQKRRRADDDDEEEDDGRRGGELQSKLVEILDRSSRMVAAQLEAQNANSRLDREQRRDQAASLAVVLGRLADALGRIADKL is encoded by the exons ATGCCctctttgctctctctctctctctctctctctctcccttcccttcttccccacgcgtcccctcccctcctcgccgtTATCTCTCCGTTACACCACCCGCCTCACGCCGTCACGTCAACTTCCgccacaaaaaagaaaagaaaggcacACGCGCCGCGCAtgtccaccgccggcgaccccgccgcggcggccgcggccgcggcagccgcCACGCCGTCCGGGCGCGCGCCGAGGCTGCCGCGGTGGACGCGGCAGGAGATACTGGTGCTGATCGAGGGGAAGCGCATGGTGGAGGGCCGAgggggcgggcgcggcgggaggggccgcgccgcggcggcggctgctgctgctgcggcggcggcggcggggggctctgggggggaggcggcggtggcggcgctggagcccaagtgggcggcggtggcggagtaCTGCCGGCGGCACGGCGTGGAGAGGGGCGCCGTGCAGTGCAGGAAGCGGTGGAGCAACCTCGCCGGGGACTACAAGAAGATCAAGGAGtgggagcgcgcggcggcggcggcggcgccgccgcgggagccGTCGTTCTGGGCCATGCGGAACGACGCGCGGCGGGAGCGCCGGCTCCCGGGGTTCTTCGACCGGGAGGTGTACGACATACTCGACGGCCGGGGGCGCGGCACCCTCGTCGCCCCCTCCGGAGGAGGTAATGCCGCGGCGGGGGAAGAGGagcccgcgcgcgcggcggcggaggtggaggtggaggtggaggaggaggaggagacggggaaGACGCGAGCCCGAGCCGAGGAGACGGTGTTCGACAGTGGCCGCCCCGCCGCGGAAGAGTCGCTGTtctccgacgacgaggaggaggacgacgacgacgaggcgccgccggcgaccgccgccgccgtcgctgcgacGGCACAGGCGCCGCCTCGAGCGGTGATCGCCTTGCCGATATCCG GCACGTCGAAGGACAAGCAGCCGGAGCAGCAGGCCGCATCGAGaggcacgccaccgccgccgccgccgacgacgcagcagcagcagcagcagcagcagcagggtgggcagaagcggcggcgagccgacgacgacgacgaggaggaggacgacggccgccgcggcggcgagctgcagAGCAAGCTGGTGGAGATCCTGGATCGGAGCAGccggatggtggcggcgcagctggAGGCGCAGAACGCCAACAGCCGGCTCGACCGGGAGCAGCGGCGAGACCAGGCGGCCAGCCTCGCCGTCGTGCTCGGCCGGCTCGCCGACGCGCTCGGCCGGATCGCCGACAAGCTATAG